The genomic region CGCGGCGTTGCTGACGCTCCGCGCGCATATCGTTCTGTCTACGGCCACGTTCGGCGCGCGGCACTGCGCCGATTTCCGTACCTCGTGTGGTTCATCTACCTCGACGACACCGACTCGGTCGTCGTGCTCGCCGTGACTCACCAGAGACAAGATCCGAAGGTCGTGAAAACCGCCGCGCTCTAGCAAGCGCGCGCACTTGACCGACGGGTGACTCAGTTCTACTCGGTCTGCCCCTGCGTCGTGATCGTGCCGCTCGTCACGCGGCGCGAGCCGCGCTTGCGCGTGCCGGGTGCCGGAGGCTCGGGCAGCGACTCGAGCACCGAGCCGAGCAGCTCGTCGGCCGACTTCGGGTCGAGCGTCGCCCGCACGCGAGCAGGCTTGCTCGCGACGGGCAGGTCGAGCAGATCGGCCGTGTCGACCTCGGGTGCCGGGGTCGGCTCGCTCGCGGGCTCGGCAGCAGCATCCGTCGCCGTCGGCAGCGTGATAGCGCCCGTCGCCGTCGACGTGACCGTCTTCGCCGCGATGGCCGCGAGGGCGCGGCTCACGTCGTCGGTGATGGCGTGCGTGCCCGCCGAGGGGCCCGACTTCGGGGCCGCGCCACCACGTTGGTTGCCGTTGCCTCCCGAAGCGCCGCCACCGCGACGACGATTGTTGACGCCGCCGCCGTTGGACCCTGAGTCGTTCGACGAGCGGTGCTTCGTGATGGGCTCGTGGTGCACGATGAGCCCGCGGCCGGCGCAGACCTCGCACGCCTCGCTGAACGTCTCGAGCAAACCGAGGCCCAGGCGCTTGCGCGTCATCTGCACGAGGCCCAGGCTCGTGACTTCAGCCACCTGATGCTTGGTGCGGTCGCGGCTCAAGCACTCCATGAGGCGGCGCAGCACGAGATCACGGTTCGACTCGAGCACCATGTCGATGAAGTCGACGACGATGATGCCGCCGATGTCGCGCAGGCGCAGCTGGCGCACGAGCTCTTCGGCCGCTTCGAGGTTGTTCTTCGTGACGGTCTCTTCGAGGTTGCCGCCCGAACCGACGAACTTGCCGGTGTTGACGTCGACGACCGTCATGGCCTCAGTGCGGTCGATGATGAGCGAGCCGCCCGAGGGCAGCCAAACCTTGCGGTCGAGCGCCTTCTCGATCTGCTCGCTGATGCGGTACTCGTCGAAGGGGTCGTGGTCGCCCTCGTGCTTCTGCACGCGGTCGAGCAAATCGGGGGCGACGCCGCGCAAGTACGACTCGATGGTCTGCTGCGCGTCGCTGCCGCTGATGACGAGCGAGCGGAAGTCTTCGTTGAAGACGTCGCGAATGATCTTGATGAGCAGGTCGGGCTCACTGTGCAGCAGGGCCGGTGCGGGCGTGTTCTCGAGCTGCTGGCTGATGTCAGCCCACTGGCTCGTGAGGCGCTGCACGTCGAGAGTGAGCTGCTCTTCGGTCGCACCCTCAGCCGCGGTGCGCACAATGACGCCGACGTTCTCGGGCAGCACGTCTTTCAGAATCTTCTTGAGGCGTGCGCGCTCGGTGTCGGGCAGCTTGCGGCTGATGCCACTCATCGAGCCGTTGGGCACGTAGACGAGGTAGCGGCCCGGGAGGCTCACCTGGCTCGTGAGGCGAGCACCCTTGTGGCCGATGGGGTCTTTCGTGACCTGCACGAGCACCTTGTCGCCGGGCTTGAGCGCAAGCTCGATGCGGCGCGGCTGGGTCTTGCCGTCGCTGTCGAGCGCGGCGGAATCCCAGTCGACCTCGCCCGAGTAGAGCACGGCGTTGCGGCCGCGGCCGATGTCGACGAAGGCGGCCTCCATGCTCGGCAGCACGTTCTGCACCTTGCCGAGGTAGACGTTGCCGATGAGGCTCGACTCTTGCGAGCGGGCCACATAGTGCTCGACGAGCACGCCGTCTTCGAGCACGCCGATCTGGATGCGGCCGTCTTTCGACCGCACGATCATCTGGCGGTCGACGCTCTCGCGGCGGGCGAGAAACTCGGCTTCGGTGACGACGGGGCGACGACGACCGGCATCGCGACCATCGCGGCGACGCTGCTTCTTGGCCTCAAGACGGGTCGAGCCCTTGATGCGCTGCGGCTCGGTGATCGGCTCGGGGGTGCGGCGGCCGCGCTGGTTGCCGCCCTGCTGGCTGTCGCGCTGAGTGTCGGGGCGCGAACCGTCACCGTCGGTGGATGCTCCGCCTCGCGTACGGCGAGAGCGCGAGCGACGACGGCTCGTGCCCTCCGAGTCGTCGAACTCGTCGTCGCGCTCGACCGCGCGGGCGGGCAGCGCGGCGACCGGCGGCGCGAAGAACAGCAACGACGTCGTCGACTCGGGCTTGAGCTCGGGGAACGCGGGCTCGGTCGGCACCGCGGGCTGCTCGGCCGACGCGGGCTGCTCGGTCGACGCGGGCTGCTCGGCCGACGCGGGCTGCTCGGCCGAAGCGGCCGGCTCCTGCGTCGACTCGGCGTCGAGCTCGGGCGACTCTGCGGCCTTCTTCGACGTTGATCGCTGTGCCGGGGTCTTCGCGGCGGGGCTGGCGGGCGCCTCCGGCTCGGCGGGCGCCGCGGCCTCGGCAGCAGCATCCGTCATCGGCTCGGCGACCGGCTCGGCGAGCGGGCGATCATCGAAGCCGGGCTCGCCTTGGCCGGCGTGCTCGCTGGCCTTCTTCGGGGTGGCTTTGCCGAAGAGTCGCGTGCGCTTCTTGGGTGCCGTCGTGTCGTCGTTCGTGTTGTCGTCACTCACCATCGCTGGTGCACTCCTCAACCGCTCGAGCCGCGCCCGTACGGTGACATTGGGGGCGAGAGAGATTCTCTCTCGCCGAAATCTTTGGTTGTCGCAGCGTGCGCCCCCGACTCGGGTCCGGCGCTCAAGCGCCCTCTCACGACGCGGTCACTGCCGCCGCATTCGCCCTGTCACCACGGTGCGGCTGAGGAAACTGGCTATCCCTCGCGGTCGCGGCAATCGGTGCCGCAATACTGGTCCGGTTATGCCCGGAAAGCTTTGTTGGTGGTCGTCGCGAGCGCGGCTGGCGACGACTGCCCCTCATTATCGCACGGACTCGGCGACTCAGGACGTTCGACCCGGGTGCGACTCACCTGGCGCCGCCATAATCGGGAGGTGACTGTCTCGACTGCGCCCGCCCTTCACCCTGCTGCGGATGCTCGCCGCCCGTTCGGCCTCGCCTTCACGCTCATCGTGACCGGCGCGGTGGGGTGGTACGGCGCAATGTCGCTCATCATCGAGCGCGTGCGGTCGCTGCTCGATCCGGAGTACGTGCTCAACTGCGACGTGAACCCGCTCGTCTCGTGCGGCGAGATCATGAGCACGTGGCAGGCATCGCTACTCGGTTTTCCGAACCCGCTGCTCGGCGTCGCCGGGCTCGTCGCGCCCATTGCCGTGGGGGTCGCCCTGCTTGCTGGCGCGCGCTTCGCCCGCTGGTTCTGGTGGAGCTTCATGGTCGGCGTGACGGGCGCCTTCGTCTTCGTGCTGTGGCTCGTCGATCAGGCGCTGTTCCAGATCGGCGTGCTGTGCCCGTGGTGCATGCTCGTCTGGGTCATGGTGATTCCGATGTTCTGGGTGCTGCTGACCTGGTCGCTCGCCGCCGGAGTGCTCGTCGACAGCCCGCGCGCACGCGCGTTCGGCTCCACGGTGCTGCCGTTCGTCTGGGTGCCGATTCTGGCGACAATCGTTGCCATCGCCGTCATGATAGTCGTGCAGTTTCCGACGCTCATCTCTCTGCTGCTGGGCTGACGACGCCCCGCCGGTCAGCGGTCTAGTCGAACCAGAGCGCGAGCTCGCGCGCGGCCGACTCGGGCGAGTCAGAGCCGTGCACGAGGTTCTGCTGCACCTTCAGGCCCCAGTCGCGGCCGAGGTCGCCGCGAATCGTGCCGGGGGCAGCCGTCGTGGGGTCGGTCGTGCCGGCGAGCGAGCGGAAGCCCTCGATGACGCGGTTGCCGGCGACGCGAGCGGCGACGACGGGGCCCGACTCCATGAACTCGACGAGCGGCTCGTAGAAGGGCTTGCCCTCGTGCTCGGCGTAGTGCGCGGCGAGCAGATCGCGGTCGGGCTGCACGAGCTTGAGGTCGACGAGCTGGTAGCCCTTCGCCTCGATGCGGCGCAGAATCTCTCCCGTCAGATTGCGGGCGACGCCGTCGGGCTTGATCAGTACGAGGGTCTCTTCAACGGTGGTAGTCATGTGGTCTCCTGATCGGTCGAGTCGGATGATGAGAGGTAGGCGGCCTTCGCGTCGTCGAGCTGGCGCCCCTTCACGACACCGTAAATCCAGAACGCGACGAACACGGCGGCGGTGACGGCGGCGAGCACCTCGATGAACCCCGTGGCGAGCAGCAGCACCTGCAGCGCAGAGCCGAACCACACGCCCCAGCGGTAACGCGCGACGCGCATCGCCACGATGAGCAGCAGCACGAGCACACCGCCGCCGAGAAAGACGGTTGACGAGGGCAGCACGCCGAGTCCGTTGATGGCGAGCGTGCCGAAGGCGACCGCAAGAATCTCCATGCCGAGCGTGATGCTCAGCAGCGACTCGGTCGCGCTTCGGTCGCGGCGCGGGCGCCGGGGCTCTGGCGTATCGAGGGTCGAGGGTGCGTCGCTCACAGTGCCCAATTCTGCTCTGCCGCGATGAGCATCGCCTGACCGGCCATCGTCACCGACCCCGTGATGAGCACGGCATCGTTGGGGCCGGCCTCCTGCCGCGCGAGGTCAATCGCGGTGGCGAGGCTCGGCTCGACCTGCACGCGGTCGGCGCCCGCGATCGACGCGACGGTCTCGGCGAGCTCGTCCGCCTGCAGCGAGCGCGCAGTGCCGCTGCTGCTCACGATGAAGCGGTCGACGACGGGGTCAAGAGCCTCGATGATGCCGCGCACGTCTTTGTCGTCGAGCACACCGACGATCGCCGTGACCGACTCGAACGCGAAAGAACCGAGCATGGCCTTGGCGAGCGCCTCAGCGCCGTGCGGGTTGTGCGCGGCATCGATGAGCACGCTCGGCTCGATGCCGATGAGCTGCAGGCGCCCTGGGCTCGTGACGGTGCCCAGACCCTCGGCGAGCACCTCGTCGGTGAGCCGCTGAGTGCCATTGCCGAGAAACGACTCGACAGCCGCGATGGCGACGGCCGCGTTCTGCGCCTGATGGATGCCGAAGAGGGGCACGAAGAGCTCGGTGTACTCCCCCGCCCTGCCGCGCACATCGATGAGTTGTCCGCCGACCGCGAGGCGGGCATCCGTCAGCGCGAAGCCGACGCCCTCGCAGACCAGCTCGGCCTCGTCGCGCTCGGAGGCGGTGAGAATCTCGTCCATCGCCTCCGGCTGCTGCAGGGCCGAGACGACGGTGGCTGCGGGCTTGATGATGCCGGCCTTCGTGCGCGCGATCTCGCCGACCGTGCTGCCGAGAAACTTCTCGTGGTCGAGCGCGATGGGCGTGAGCACAGCGACGTCGCCATCGGCGATGTTCGTCGAATCCCACTCGCCGCCCATGCCGACCTCGAGAATCGCGACGTCGACGGGCGCATCGGCGAAGGCCGCGAACGACAGCAGGGTGAGCGCTTCGAAGTTGCTCAGGGGTGCCTCGCCGTTGGCGGCCTGCTCGGCGTCGACCATGAGCAGGTAGGGCGCGATGTCGCCCCAGGTGTCGGCGAGCATGCGGTCGCTGATGGGCTCGCCGTCGATGACGATGCGCTCGTTGAGCCGCATGAGGTGCGGGCTGGTGAGCAGGCCCGTGCGCAGCCCGTAGGCGCGCAGGATGCTCTCGATCATGCGAGCCGTCGACGTCTTGCCGTTCGTGCCCGTGACGTGCACGATCGCGAAACTGCGGTGCGGGTCGCCGAGCAACTCGGCGGCGCGACGGGTCGGCCCGAGGCGCGGCTGCGGCGTGGCCTCGCCGATGCGCGCCAGCAGTTCGGCGTGCACCGCCTCGGCGGCCGCGCGGTCGTCGGCGTTGCGGTCTGCGGGGGTCATGCGCGCACCACCTTCACCGTGACGGATGCTCCGTCGCCGACCGCCGTCGTCTCGCCCTCGCCAGCCGCACCGACGTCGATCGAGGTGGCGAGCGTCTCTGAGCCGATGAGCGCTTCGTGCGCTGCGATCGCGGCGCGAGTCGTCTCGTCGTCAGAGCCGAGGCTCAGCGCGATGCGGTCGCTCACGTCGAGCCCCGCGTCTTTGCGCGCCTGCTGAACGGCACGCACGACGTCGCGCGCGAGACCCTCGGCGGCGAGCTCGGGGGTGACGCGAGTGTCGAGTAGCACGAACCCCGTGCCGGGCAAGAAGGCCACGGCGGCGGCAGGGTCGTCGAGTTCAAGCTCGAGTGTGTACTCCCCCGGCTCGAGCGCGATGCCGCCTGCTGTCACGCTGTCGCCGTCGATCGACCAGTCGCCGGCCTTCGCCGCGGCGATGACCTGCTGCACCTGCTTGCCGATGCGCGGGCCGAGGCCGCGCGCGTTGACGGCGAGGCGGCGCGCGATGCCGTACTCGGCGACGAGCTGCTCGTCGAACTCGACGAGAGTCACCGTCTTGACGTTGAGCTCATCGCGCACGATGTCGCTGAACGCCTCGAGCGCGGCCGCGTCAGGCGTCACGATCGTGAGGGTCTGCAGCGGCAGGCGCACGCGCAGGCCCTGCGCCTTGCGCAACGCCAGGCCCGAGCTGGCGATCGCGCGCACGCGGTCCATCGCGGTGACGAGCGACGCGTCAGCCGGGAAGTCCTCGGCCTGCGGCCAGTCGGTGAGGTGCACGCTCTCGCCGCCCGTGAGGCCTCGCCAGACCTCTTCAGCAACGAGGGGCGCGAGCGGGGCCGACAGGCGGGCGAGGGTCTCGAGCACGGTGAAGAGGGTGTCGTGAGCATCCCGATCATCGCCCGCCCAGAAGCGATCACGCGACCGGCGCACGTACCAGTTGGTGAGCACATCGGCGAAGTCGCGCAGGGCGGCAGCGGCGAGCGGGGCGTCGAGGGCTTCGAGCTGGGTCGTCACCTCGACCACGAGATCGCGCGTCTTGGCGAGCAGGTAGCGGTCGAGCACGTTCGTCGAGTCGCTGCGGCGACGAGCCTCGCCGAGCGTGCCGGCATTGGCGTACAACGTGAAGAAGTAGTAGGTGCTCCACAGCGGCAGCAAGAATTCGCGCACCCCCGCGCGAATGCCCTCCTCGGTGACGACGAGGTTGCCGCCGCGAATGACCGAGCTCGACATGAGGAACCAGCGCATGGCGTCGGCGCCGTCACGCTCGAACACCTCGCCCACGTCGGGGTAGTTGCGCAGGCTCTTCGACATCTTCTGGCCGTCGTTGCCGAGCACGATGCCGTGGCTGATGACGCTCGAGAACGCCGGCCGGTCGAACAGCGCCGTGGCGAGCACGTGCATCGTGTAGAACCAGCCGCGGGTCTGCCCGATGTACTCGACGATGAAGTCGCTCGGGTTGTGGCTCTCGAACCAGTCGGCGTTCTCGAACGGGTAGTGCACCTGGGCGAAGGGCATCGAACCCGAGTCGAACCAGACGTCGAAGACATCCTCGATGCGGCGCATGGTCGACTGCCCCGTGGGGTCGTCGGGGTTCGGGCGCGTGAGCTCGTCGATGAAGGGGCGGTGCAGGTCGACCTCGCCCTCGGCGTTGCGCGGCAGGGCACCGAAGTCGACCTCGAGCTCGGCGAGCGAGCCGTAGACGTCGACCCGCGGGTGATTCGGGTCGTCGCTCTTCCAGACCGGGATCGGGCTGCCCCAGTAGCGGTTGCGGCTGATCGACCAGTCGCGCGCGCCCTCGAGCCACTTGCCGAACTGCCCGTGCTTGACGTTGCCGGGCACCCAGGTGATCTGCTCGTTCAGCTCGAGCGCGCGATCACGCAACTCGGTGACGCGCACGAACCAGCTCGAGACGGCCTTGTAGATGAGCGGGTTGCGGCACCGCCAGCAGTGCGGGTAGCTGTGCTCGTAGCTGCGCAGCTGCAGTAGGCGACCCTGCTCGCGCAGCATGCCGACCAGGGTCTTGTTGGCGTCGAAGACCTGCAGCCCGGCAACTTCTGAGACGACGGCCAAGAACTTGCCGCCGTCGTCGACCGAGATGATGGTCGGGATACCCGCGGCGGCGCAGGTGTTCTGGTCGTCTTCACCGTAGGCGGGCGCCTGGTGCACGATGCCCGTACCCTCGCCCGTGGCCACGTAGTCGGCGACGAGAATCTGGAAGGCCTGCGGCCCGTAGTCGTCGACGAAGTAGTCCCACAGGCGGTCGTACTGCACGCCGCCGAGCTCGGCGCCCGAGATCGTGCGCGAGATCGCGTCGCGCGCGGCCGCGGCGTCGGCGTAGCCGAGCTCTTTCGCGTAGGCCGCGACGGTGTCGGCGGCGAGCAGGAAGGTGCGGGCATCCGTCGGCTCGATCTCGGTGCCTCGCGGCACGATCGCGTACTCGATCGCCGGGCCCACGGCGAGCGCCGCGTTCGTCGGCAGGGTCCAGGGGGTCGTCGTCCAGGCGAGCGCCTCGACGCCGGTGAGCCCGAGCGCCTCGGCTTTCTCGCCCACGAGCGGGAAGGTCACGGTCACCGACTGGTCTTGCCGCATTTGGTAGACGTCGTCGTCCATGCGCAGCTCGTGGTTCGACAGCGGTGTCTCATCGCGCCAGCAGTACGGCAGCACGCGATAGCCCTCGTAGGCGAGGCCCTTCTCGTGCAGCGTCTTGAAGGCCCACAGCACGCTCTCCATGAACGTGATGTCGAGCGTCTTGTAGTCGTTCTCGAAGTCGACCCAGCGCGCCTGACGCGTCACATAGCTCTGCCACTCGTCGGTGTAGCGCAGCACGCTCTCGCGAGCCTTGGCGTTGAACGCCTGCACGCCCATCTCTTCGATCTGGGCCTTCTCGGTGATGCCGAGCTGCTTCATCGCCTCGAGCTCGGCGGGCAGCCCGTGGGTGTCCCACCCGAATCGGCGGTGCACCTGCTTGCCGCGCATCGTCTGGAAGCGCGGGAAGACGTCTTTCGCGTATCCCGTCAGCAGGTGGCCGTAGTGCGGCAGGCCGTTGGCGAACGGCGGGCCGTCGTAAAAGACCCACTCGTCGCAGCCTTCGCGCTGAGCGACCGAGCGTCGGAAGGTGTCGTGCGCGGCCCAGTAGCCCAGCACCTCGTGCTCGAGCGACGGAAAGCTCGGCGAGGCGACGACCGACGTGTCGTCGCGATGAAGGGGGTAAACCATGGTGACTCCGGTCGGTGGTTGCTGCGGTCAGTGGATGCTGCGATCACTTTCCGCGAGGACGACCTGCCGTGACCGGCCTGCCGCGGTACCACCCCGCTTGCGCGGCATCCTTTTGCTGAAGGGATGCTGCGCCTCTCTGCATCGGCTGTGACGGGCCTGCCCCGCTCGGGTCTAGTGGTCTACCTAGGTAGACGTTCTTCCGAGAACTCCCCGGTGATGGCCGGTTCACTGTCTCTGCGTCTATGGTAGCGGGCCGATGCCGGGGAATACTTCGTGCTGCGGGTACGCTCGACCTCTTGTGAGTACAGAGACCGCTGCCGCCCCCGTCGTCCCCTCCGACCCGCGCATCGCACGTCGAGCCCGCTGGGCCTCGCTCGTCGGCACCTCGCTCGAGTCGTACGACTTCTACCTGTTCGCCTACTTCTCGGCGTTCTTCGCGGGGCCGCTCTTCTTCGAACCGCTCGGCGAGGTGGGGGCGAACCTCGCCGCGCTCGCGACGATCGGCGTCGCGTTCGTGATCCGGCCGCTCGGCGCGATCATCTTCGGCCACCTGGGCGACCGCATCGGCCGACGCACGATCCTGATCGTCACGATCACGATGATGGGAGTCGCCACC from Microcella sp. harbors:
- a CDS encoding Rne/Rng family ribonuclease, yielding MVSDDNTNDDTTAPKKRTRLFGKATPKKASEHAGQGEPGFDDRPLAEPVAEPMTDAAAEAAAPAEPEAPASPAAKTPAQRSTSKKAAESPELDAESTQEPAASAEQPASAEQPASTEQPASAEQPAVPTEPAFPELKPESTTSLLFFAPPVAALPARAVERDDEFDDSEGTSRRRSRSRRTRGGASTDGDGSRPDTQRDSQQGGNQRGRRTPEPITEPQRIKGSTRLEAKKQRRRDGRDAGRRRPVVTEAEFLARRESVDRQMIVRSKDGRIQIGVLEDGVLVEHYVARSQESSLIGNVYLGKVQNVLPSMEAAFVDIGRGRNAVLYSGEVDWDSAALDSDGKTQPRRIELALKPGDKVLVQVTKDPIGHKGARLTSQVSLPGRYLVYVPNGSMSGISRKLPDTERARLKKILKDVLPENVGVIVRTAAEGATEEQLTLDVQRLTSQWADISQQLENTPAPALLHSEPDLLIKIIRDVFNEDFRSLVISGSDAQQTIESYLRGVAPDLLDRVQKHEGDHDPFDEYRISEQIEKALDRKVWLPSGGSLIIDRTEAMTVVDVNTGKFVGSGGNLEETVTKNNLEAAEELVRQLRLRDIGGIIVVDFIDMVLESNRDLVLRRLMECLSRDRTKHQVAEVTSLGLVQMTRKRLGLGLLETFSEACEVCAGRGLIVHHEPITKHRSSNDSGSNGGGVNNRRRGGGASGGNGNQRGGAAPKSGPSAGTHAITDDVSRALAAIAAKTVTSTATGAITLPTATDAAAEPASEPTPAPEVDTADLLDLPVASKPARVRATLDPKSADELLGSVLESLPEPPAPGTRKRGSRRVTSGTITTQGQTE
- the ndk gene encoding nucleoside-diphosphate kinase; the encoded protein is MTTTVEETLVLIKPDGVARNLTGEILRRIEAKGYQLVDLKLVQPDRDLLAAHYAEHEGKPFYEPLVEFMESGPVVAARVAGNRVIEGFRSLAGTTDPTTAAPGTIRGDLGRDWGLKVQQNLVHGSDSPESAARELALWFD
- a CDS encoding vitamin K epoxide reductase family protein encodes the protein MTVSTAPALHPAADARRPFGLAFTLIVTGAVGWYGAMSLIIERVRSLLDPEYVLNCDVNPLVSCGEIMSTWQASLLGFPNPLLGVAGLVAPIAVGVALLAGARFARWFWWSFMVGVTGAFVFVLWLVDQALFQIGVLCPWCMLVWVMVIPMFWVLLTWSLAAGVLVDSPRARAFGSTVLPFVWVPILATIVAIAVMIVVQFPTLISLLLG
- the ileS gene encoding isoleucine--tRNA ligase; protein product: MVYPLHRDDTSVVASPSFPSLEHEVLGYWAAHDTFRRSVAQREGCDEWVFYDGPPFANGLPHYGHLLTGYAKDVFPRFQTMRGKQVHRRFGWDTHGLPAELEAMKQLGITEKAQIEEMGVQAFNAKARESVLRYTDEWQSYVTRQARWVDFENDYKTLDITFMESVLWAFKTLHEKGLAYEGYRVLPYCWRDETPLSNHELRMDDDVYQMRQDQSVTVTFPLVGEKAEALGLTGVEALAWTTTPWTLPTNAALAVGPAIEYAIVPRGTEIEPTDARTFLLAADTVAAYAKELGYADAAAARDAISRTISGAELGGVQYDRLWDYFVDDYGPQAFQILVADYVATGEGTGIVHQAPAYGEDDQNTCAAAGIPTIISVDDGGKFLAVVSEVAGLQVFDANKTLVGMLREQGRLLQLRSYEHSYPHCWRCRNPLIYKAVSSWFVRVTELRDRALELNEQITWVPGNVKHGQFGKWLEGARDWSISRNRYWGSPIPVWKSDDPNHPRVDVYGSLAELEVDFGALPRNAEGEVDLHRPFIDELTRPNPDDPTGQSTMRRIEDVFDVWFDSGSMPFAQVHYPFENADWFESHNPSDFIVEYIGQTRGWFYTMHVLATALFDRPAFSSVISHGIVLGNDGQKMSKSLRNYPDVGEVFERDGADAMRWFLMSSSVIRGGNLVVTEEGIRAGVREFLLPLWSTYYFFTLYANAGTLGEARRRSDSTNVLDRYLLAKTRDLVVEVTTQLEALDAPLAAAALRDFADVLTNWYVRRSRDRFWAGDDRDAHDTLFTVLETLARLSAPLAPLVAEEVWRGLTGGESVHLTDWPQAEDFPADASLVTAMDRVRAIASSGLALRKAQGLRVRLPLQTLTIVTPDAAALEAFSDIVRDELNVKTVTLVEFDEQLVAEYGIARRLAVNARGLGPRIGKQVQQVIAAAKAGDWSIDGDSVTAGGIALEPGEYTLELELDDPAAAVAFLPGTGFVLLDTRVTPELAAEGLARDVVRAVQQARKDAGLDVSDRIALSLGSDDETTRAAIAAHEALIGSETLATSIDVGAAGEGETTAVGDGASVTVKVVRA
- a CDS encoding type II toxin-antitoxin system RelE/ParE family toxin; this translates as MTATVVLREAAQRDIELALDWYLAVAPEYADRFLSDLDATLRGVADAPRAYRSVYGHVRRAALRRFPYLVWFIYLDDTDSVVVLAVTHQRQDPKVVKTAAL
- a CDS encoding DUF4233 domain-containing protein — translated: MSDAPSTLDTPEPRRPRRDRSATESLLSITLGMEILAVAFGTLAINGLGVLPSSTVFLGGGVLVLLLIVAMRVARYRWGVWFGSALQVLLLATGFIEVLAAVTAAVFVAFWIYGVVKGRQLDDAKAAYLSSSDSTDQETT
- a CDS encoding bifunctional folylpolyglutamate synthase/dihydrofolate synthase gives rise to the protein MTPADRNADDRAAAEAVHAELLARIGEATPQPRLGPTRRAAELLGDPHRSFAIVHVTGTNGKTSTARMIESILRAYGLRTGLLTSPHLMRLNERIVIDGEPISDRMLADTWGDIAPYLLMVDAEQAANGEAPLSNFEALTLLSFAAFADAPVDVAILEVGMGGEWDSTNIADGDVAVLTPIALDHEKFLGSTVGEIARTKAGIIKPAATVVSALQQPEAMDEILTASERDEAELVCEGVGFALTDARLAVGGQLIDVRGRAGEYTELFVPLFGIHQAQNAAVAIAAVESFLGNGTQRLTDEVLAEGLGTVTSPGRLQLIGIEPSVLIDAAHNPHGAEALAKAMLGSFAFESVTAIVGVLDDKDVRGIIEALDPVVDRFIVSSSGTARSLQADELAETVASIAGADRVQVEPSLATAIDLARQEAGPNDAVLITGSVTMAGQAMLIAAEQNWAL